Proteins from one Flammeovirgaceae bacterium genomic window:
- a CDS encoding transposase yields the protein MSRKYKFSDNDQLYFITFTVVGWIDIFVRTEYKELLLESWRYCQKEKDLEIYSWCIMTSHVHMIVGSKGRPLSKIIGEMKSHTSRSLRKAISSNPAESRKEWILPILMEVGLKNGNNKDWQLWQQHNHPIALTTKPMFYQKMEYIHRNPVEAGFVENMEDYLYSSARDFYDRKGLIELCYIV from the coding sequence ATGAGCAGAAAGTACAAATTTTCTGATAATGATCAGTTGTATTTCATCACATTTACGGTTGTGGGTTGGATTGATATTTTTGTTCGCACAGAATACAAGGAACTCTTACTGGAAAGTTGGAGGTATTGCCAAAAGGAAAAAGATTTGGAAATATATTCGTGGTGCATTATGACTAGCCACGTTCATATGATTGTAGGCAGCAAGGGAAGGCCGTTGTCAAAAATAATTGGTGAGATGAAAAGCCATACATCAAGGAGCTTAAGGAAAGCAATATCATCAAATCCAGCAGAGAGTAGAAAAGAATGGATTTTACCCATATTGATGGAGGTAGGGTTAAAGAATGGAAATAACAAAGATTGGCAGCTATGGCAGCAGCATAACCATCCCATTGCGTTGACTACCAAACCCATGTTTTATCAGAAAATGGAGTATATTCATAGAAATCCGGTTGAGGCTGGATTTGTGGAAAATATGGAGGATTACTTATATAGCAGCGCAAGGGATTTTTATGACCGAAAAGGATTAATTGAGTTGTGTTATATAGTTTGA
- a CDS encoding PD40 domain-containing protein yields MTKYLPPRHHHAWLPFALWALLLCFPDAAYPQAKGYYRYPALHKDLIVFVAEGDLWTVPLQGGAATRLTTHPGEETHPVISPDGKQVAFTANYEGVPEVYTMPLSGGLPKRWTYESEASTATTWTPGGDIVYTTSHYSTLPNLQLVRIGPSGKHVQVPLAEASEGTFDASGKTVFFVRPSDHRNVTKRYKGGTARRIWKYTEGTDEAIELSDGYRGESHHPMWWNGRVYFITDRDSIMNIWSMDGNGKDLRQHTKQTVHDVRSASLYDGKIVYHAGADLWEHDLSTGKDTLIPITLVSDFDQLREKWVKDPQQYITSVHLDAKGEKIVITARGRVFVAPARDGRFVQLSRKEGVRYRDAVFHPTGKEVIALLDEAGEFEFVQMAATGTDTGKMLTHDGKTLRFAASPSPDGKWMAYYDLNNDMWLFNTETKKQKLVSTNREGIQDISWSPDSRWVAFVQNALNSFAQIHLYEVATGADIALTTDRANSTDPSWSPDGKWVYFLSDRNFESVVGSPWGPRQPEPYFDKQMKIYHIALQKGTRSPFQPDDELTNAPKEDKKDGPVTVGIDPEGIRLRIKEVPVKPGNYSHLAVNGKSLYFISEETGLDAKSHLMALPIDNKEPKPVTLVEDIRGFELSGDGKKLLVRKGKGYYVVEAGTVAIGKLADNEVDLKGWSFSLNPREDFKQMFKDAWRMERDYFYDPGMHGVDWAAAYNKYLPLVERVTTREELSDIIGHYVGELEALHTSVRGGDMREGPDNIEIAGLGVRATRDESKNGYVIDYIYQADPDYPDKISPLADPYLSVHPGDVITHINGEPTLSHTGMGALLRNQAGKQVRLGITGNGAARDVIVVPTDNEPSLRYSDWEYGRRMEVEKKGNGKIGYVHLRAMGSNDISQWYREFYPVFNRQGLIIDARTNRGGNIDSFILEKLMRKAWFYFSPRAGNPTWNMQYAFRGHMVVLVNQNTASDGEAFAEGFRRLGLGKVIGMRTWGGEIWLGSQNRLSDGGLARAPMTGVYGPERKWLIEGHGVVPDIEVDNLPHATFLGKDAQLDAAIQHLQALMREDPREVPAPPPFPDKAYKPKE; encoded by the coding sequence ATGACAAAATATTTACCACCACGCCACCACCATGCCTGGCTGCCCTTCGCCCTATGGGCACTGCTCCTGTGTTTTCCCGATGCCGCTTACCCACAGGCAAAAGGGTATTACCGCTACCCCGCCCTCCACAAAGACCTTATCGTGTTTGTGGCCGAGGGCGACTTGTGGACCGTACCCCTCCAAGGAGGGGCCGCCACCCGCCTCACCACCCACCCCGGTGAGGAAACCCACCCTGTCATCTCACCCGATGGCAAGCAGGTGGCCTTTACCGCCAACTATGAGGGCGTGCCCGAGGTGTACACCATGCCCCTCAGTGGGGGCCTTCCTAAAAGGTGGACCTATGAAAGCGAAGCCTCCACTGCCACCACCTGGACGCCTGGCGGGGACATCGTCTATACCACCTCACATTATTCCACGCTCCCCAACCTGCAGTTGGTGCGCATTGGCCCATCAGGAAAACATGTACAGGTCCCCCTGGCCGAGGCCAGCGAAGGGACATTCGATGCCAGCGGAAAAACGGTTTTTTTTGTTCGCCCCTCCGACCACCGCAACGTGACCAAACGCTACAAGGGTGGCACCGCCAGAAGGATATGGAAATATACCGAGGGCACTGACGAGGCCATAGAATTGTCCGATGGCTACCGGGGGGAAAGCCACCATCCCATGTGGTGGAACGGCAGGGTGTATTTTATCACCGACCGCGATAGCATCATGAACATCTGGTCAATGGATGGGAATGGAAAAGACTTGAGGCAGCACACAAAACAAACCGTTCATGACGTGCGCTCCGCCTCCCTGTACGATGGCAAAATCGTGTACCACGCAGGCGCGGACCTATGGGAGCACGACTTGTCCACAGGCAAGGACACGTTAATACCCATAACCCTGGTTTCCGATTTTGACCAGTTGCGCGAAAAATGGGTGAAGGACCCCCAGCAATACATTACCTCCGTGCACCTGGATGCCAAAGGCGAAAAAATCGTCATCACTGCACGAGGAAGGGTATTTGTTGCCCCTGCCAGGGACGGGCGATTTGTGCAACTGTCGCGAAAGGAAGGTGTGCGGTACCGCGATGCAGTCTTTCACCCAACCGGAAAGGAGGTCATTGCGCTATTGGACGAAGCGGGCGAGTTCGAATTTGTGCAAATGGCGGCCACCGGCACGGATACCGGCAAAATGCTGACCCATGATGGAAAAACCCTCCGCTTTGCGGCATCGCCCTCGCCTGACGGCAAGTGGATGGCCTATTATGATTTGAACAACGATATGTGGCTGTTCAACACGGAAACCAAAAAACAAAAGTTGGTTTCCACCAACAGGGAGGGCATACAGGATATCAGTTGGTCGCCAGACAGCCGCTGGGTGGCCTTCGTGCAAAATGCTTTGAATTCCTTTGCCCAGATACACCTTTACGAGGTGGCCACCGGTGCCGACATTGCGCTGACCACCGATAGGGCCAACAGCACGGATCCTTCGTGGAGCCCTGATGGAAAGTGGGTTTACTTTTTGTCGGACCGGAATTTTGAATCGGTCGTGGGCAGCCCCTGGGGGCCACGGCAACCGGAACCCTACTTCGACAAACAAATGAAAATCTACCACATTGCGCTGCAAAAAGGAACGCGTTCCCCCTTCCAGCCAGACGATGAATTGACAAACGCCCCTAAAGAAGACAAGAAGGACGGACCGGTGACAGTGGGCATAGACCCCGAAGGTATACGGCTGCGCATCAAGGAAGTGCCCGTCAAGCCCGGAAACTATTCCCACCTGGCCGTCAACGGCAAATCGTTATATTTTATTTCCGAAGAAACCGGGCTAGACGCCAAGTCTCACCTGATGGCCTTGCCCATCGACAATAAGGAGCCCAAGCCGGTAACCCTGGTGGAGGACATCCGTGGTTTTGAGCTTTCCGGTGATGGCAAAAAACTGCTTGTCCGCAAAGGCAAAGGGTATTACGTGGTGGAGGCCGGCACTGTTGCCATTGGAAAGTTGGCCGACAACGAAGTGGACCTGAAAGGCTGGTCATTTTCCCTGAACCCCAGGGAGGATTTCAAGCAGATGTTCAAAGATGCCTGGCGCATGGAGCGCGATTACTTTTACGACCCCGGCATGCATGGCGTGGATTGGGCCGCTGCTTATAACAAATACCTGCCCCTTGTGGAACGTGTCACTACCAGGGAGGAGTTGTCCGACATCATTGGCCATTACGTGGGCGAACTGGAGGCCCTTCATACCAGTGTGCGGGGCGGGGACATGAGGGAAGGCCCGGACAATATCGAAATTGCTGGGCTTGGCGTGCGCGCCACACGGGACGAAAGCAAAAATGGGTATGTGATCGACTACATTTACCAGGCCGACCCGGATTATCCCGACAAAATTTCGCCCCTTGCCGATCCCTACCTGAGCGTCCATCCCGGGGACGTGATCACGCACATCAACGGGGAGCCCACACTATCCCACACGGGTATGGGCGCCTTGCTTCGCAACCAGGCCGGCAAGCAAGTGCGCCTGGGCATAACCGGCAACGGGGCGGCCCGTGATGTCATCGTGGTCCCTACGGACAATGAACCCAGCCTGCGCTACTCGGACTGGGAGTACGGCCGGAGGATGGAAGTGGAGAAAAAAGGCAATGGCAAGATTGGCTATGTGCACCTGCGGGCGATGGGAAGCAACGACATCTCCCAATGGTACCGGGAGTTTTACCCCGTCTTCAACCGCCAGGGGCTCATCATTGATGCGCGCACCAACCGGGGTGGGAACATCGACAGCTTTATTTTGGAAAAACTCATGAGGAAGGCTTGGTTTTACTTCAGCCCAAGGGCAGGCAACCCCACCTGGAACATGCAATATGCCTTCCGGGGCCACATGGTGGTGTTGGTAAACCAAAACACCGCCTCTGATGGCGAGGCCTTTGCCGAAGGGTTTAGAAGGCTGGGCCTGGGAAAAGTAATTGGCATGCGCACCTGGGGAGGGGAAATATGGCTGGGCTCCCAAAACCGGCTGTCGGATGGCGGCCTTGCCCGTGCGCCCATGACAGGGGTATATGGCCCGGAAAGAAAATGGCTGATAGAAGGCCATGGGGTGGTGCCCGATATCGAAGTGGACAACCTGCCCCATGCCACCTTCCTGGGAAAAGATGCCCAACTGGATGCCGCCATCCAACACCTGCAGGCACTGATGCGGGAAGACCCCAGGGAGGTGCCCGCCCCCCCGCCTTTTCCGGACAAAGCCTATAAGCCCAAGGAATAG
- a CDS encoding elongation factor Ts: protein MAITAQDVNKLRTMTGAGMMDCKKALTEADGDFEKAIEILRKKGQKVSASRSDRDAKEGSVFIKTSDDNKEAVLIAFNCETDFVAKNEEFQALGQAIADLAFAKKPADVQALMAEKMDGLSVEAKITELVGKIGEKLEVSEYVRMSGEAVIPYIHAGSKLGVLVSLKGVNGTDVTEAGKDVGMQIAAMNPVAVDETTVDKAVIEKELEIAKAQIMAEGKPANMVEKIAEGKLKRFYKDNTLVHQAFVKDNSKTVAQYLDSVAKGLAVADFRRISIG, encoded by the coding sequence ATGGCAATTACGGCACAAGATGTAAATAAGTTGCGCACCATGACCGGTGCGGGGATGATGGATTGCAAAAAAGCCCTTACCGAAGCTGATGGCGATTTCGAAAAGGCCATAGAAATATTGAGGAAGAAGGGGCAGAAAGTATCGGCCTCCCGCTCCGACAGGGATGCCAAAGAAGGGTCGGTGTTTATCAAGACCTCTGACGACAATAAGGAGGCGGTATTGATTGCCTTCAACTGCGAAACGGATTTTGTGGCCAAGAACGAGGAATTTCAAGCGTTGGGGCAGGCCATTGCGGATTTGGCCTTCGCCAAAAAGCCAGCCGATGTGCAGGCGCTGATGGCCGAAAAAATGGATGGCCTGTCCGTGGAGGCAAAGATCACCGAGCTTGTGGGCAAGATAGGGGAGAAACTGGAAGTGAGCGAGTATGTGAGGATGAGCGGGGAGGCGGTGATACCCTATATCCATGCCGGCTCCAAGCTGGGCGTATTGGTGTCTTTGAAAGGGGTAAACGGCACGGACGTGACCGAAGCAGGCAAGGACGTTGGCATGCAGATCGCGGCCATGAACCCCGTGGCCGTGGACGAAACCACCGTGGACAAAGCCGTGATAGAAAAAGAACTGGAAATTGCCAAAGCCCAGATCATGGCCGAAGGCAAGCCTGCCAATATGGTGGAAAAAATTGCAGAGGGCAAACTGAAGAGGTTTTACAAGGACAATACCCTCGTCCACCAGGCTTTTGTAAAGGACAACAGCAAGACGGTGGCCCAATACCTTGACAGCGTGGCCAAAGGGTTGGCCGTGGCCGATTTCAGGCGCATCTCCATCGGGTAA
- the rpsB gene encoding 30S ribosomal protein S2 yields MAKKLTNQELMEAGVHFGHLTRKWNPKMAEYIFMENNGIHLIDLNKTMKCLDEATFALKNIVRSGRKVMFVATKKQAKDIVKTQAVRLNMPYVTERWLGGMLTNFATIRKSLKKLAQIDKMLKDESYENLAKRERLMIGREKAKLEKLLGGIADLNRLPSALFVVDVKREHIAVAEAQKLNIPVFAMVDTNSDPTDIDFPIPANDDAFKSISIILEHVGQSVEEGLMERKKDKDEAAMKKEEEEKRKVDETVEETK; encoded by the coding sequence ATGGCTAAAAAATTGACCAATCAGGAATTAATGGAAGCGGGCGTCCACTTTGGGCACCTCACCCGGAAGTGGAACCCCAAAATGGCCGAGTACATTTTCATGGAAAACAACGGCATCCACCTTATCGATTTGAACAAAACGATGAAGTGCCTGGACGAGGCCACCTTCGCATTGAAAAACATAGTGCGCTCCGGGCGCAAGGTCATGTTCGTGGCCACGAAGAAGCAGGCCAAGGACATTGTGAAAACACAGGCGGTAAGGCTGAACATGCCTTACGTTACCGAGCGTTGGTTGGGCGGTATGCTTACCAACTTTGCCACCATTAGGAAGTCATTGAAGAAATTGGCGCAGATCGATAAAATGTTGAAGGACGAAAGTTACGAAAACCTGGCCAAGCGCGAGCGGTTGATGATCGGGCGAGAGAAAGCCAAGTTGGAAAAGCTGCTAGGGGGCATTGCCGACCTGAACCGCCTTCCATCCGCCCTGTTTGTGGTGGACGTAAAACGCGAGCACATTGCTGTGGCGGAGGCCCAAAAGTTGAATATCCCCGTATTTGCCATGGTGGACACCAACTCGGACCCTACCGATATCGATTTCCCTATCCCTGCCAATGACGATGCCTTCAAGTCAATTTCCATTATCCTGGAGCATGTAGGCCAGTCGGTGGAAGAAGGGCTGATGGAACGCAAAAAAGACAAGGACGAAGCAGCCATGAAGAAGGAGGAAGAGGAGAAAAGGAAAGTGGACGAGACCGTGGAAGAGACGAAATAA
- the rpsI gene encoding 30S ribosomal protein S9 codes for MDITNKTGRRKTAIARVYVQPGSGAITVNNRELADYFKSEIHQTTVKQPFAILKLDNQYDVSANVEGGGIKGQAEAIRLGITRALVEVNEENKKELKKEGLTTRDSRAVERKKYGKRKARKRFQFSKR; via the coding sequence ATGGACATTACCAATAAAACGGGAAGAAGGAAGACGGCAATTGCCCGCGTGTACGTACAGCCGGGCAGTGGGGCCATCACCGTAAACAACCGCGAGCTGGCGGACTATTTCAAATCGGAAATCCATCAAACCACCGTAAAGCAGCCTTTTGCCATATTGAAGCTGGACAACCAGTACGATGTGAGCGCAAATGTTGAGGGAGGCGGCATCAAAGGACAGGCCGAGGCCATCCGCCTGGGGATTACCCGCGCATTGGTGGAAGTAAACGAGGAGAACAAAAAAGAACTGAAAAAAGAAGGGCTGACTACCCGGGATTCGCGTGCCGTGGAAAGGAAGAAGTATGGCAAGAGGAAAGCGAGGAAGAGGTTCCAGTTCAGCAAACGTTAA
- the rplM gene encoding 50S ribosomal protein L13: MDHNSYKTTNPTKATAEKGWVLVDAKNQVLGRVASQVAKVLRGKNKPTFSPHVDTGDHVIVINAEKVRMTGKKWDNRVLLSHSGYPGGQREKTPAMVRAKHPERLVEHAVKGMLPKNRMGSEVYRSLHVYVGDKHPHEAQQPKELKF; the protein is encoded by the coding sequence GTGGATCACAACAGTTATAAAACGACAAACCCTACCAAGGCCACGGCCGAAAAGGGCTGGGTATTGGTGGACGCAAAAAACCAGGTGTTGGGCCGTGTCGCCAGCCAGGTGGCCAAGGTGCTGAGGGGCAAAAACAAGCCTACGTTTTCCCCCCATGTGGATACCGGTGACCATGTTATCGTTATCAACGCGGAAAAGGTAAGGATGACGGGAAAGAAATGGGACAACCGGGTGTTGTTGTCGCACTCAGGCTACCCCGGGGGCCAGCGGGAGAAAACCCCTGCCATGGTGCGTGCAAAACACCCTGAAAGGTTGGTGGAGCACGCAGTGAAAGGCATGCTTCCCAAAAACCGTATGGGGAGCGAAGTGTACCGCAGCCTCCACGTGTATGTGGGGGACAAGCACCCGCACGAAGCACAACAACCCAAAGAATTAAAATTTTAA
- a CDS encoding RNA pseudouridine synthase → MVYLCTLKTPAFRFRQSVLFENQDYILVNKPPFLSTLEDRNEAVNLLLLAREVEPGAQVCHRLDKDTSGVLAIARHPEAYRHLSIQFEQRQVTKFYHALVDGIHQFDEEQVDLPILKLGDGTVRVGRNGKDAQTRFTTLQYFKGHSLIRCQPVTGRMHQIRAHLSHLQAPITGDLAYGGKAFYLSSVKRGYNLKKGTEEEPFMKRMALHAFSLSFTGLDGNKLEATAPYPKDFGALLKQLAQNLP, encoded by the coding sequence ATGGTGTACCTTTGCACCTTGAAAACCCCCGCCTTCAGGTTCAGGCAGTCGGTCTTGTTCGAAAACCAGGATTATATCCTGGTCAACAAGCCGCCCTTTCTTTCGACACTGGAAGACAGGAACGAGGCCGTTAACCTTTTGCTGCTGGCCCGGGAGGTGGAGCCCGGGGCGCAGGTGTGCCACCGCCTCGACAAAGACACTTCGGGCGTACTGGCCATTGCCCGCCATCCGGAAGCTTACCGGCACCTTAGCATTCAATTTGAACAACGCCAGGTAACCAAGTTTTACCATGCCCTGGTGGATGGCATCCATCAATTTGATGAAGAGCAGGTTGACCTGCCCATTTTAAAATTGGGCGATGGCACGGTAAGGGTTGGCAGGAACGGCAAGGATGCCCAGACCCGGTTCACCACGCTGCAATATTTTAAGGGCCATTCGCTGATCCGCTGCCAGCCGGTCACTGGCAGGATGCACCAGATAAGGGCGCACCTTTCCCACCTCCAGGCCCCCATTACTGGTGACTTGGCCTATGGGGGCAAGGCCTTTTACCTGTCTTCGGTGAAGAGGGGGTACAATTTGAAGAAGGGCACCGAAGAGGAGCCTTTCATGAAGAGGATGGCATTGCATGCTTTTTCTTTGTCGTTTACGGGGCTTGATGGTAATAAATTGGAGGCCACCGCGCCCTATCCAAAGGATTTCGGTGCGCTTTTGAAGCAATTGGCGCAGAATCTTCCCTAA
- a CDS encoding aminopeptidase encodes MKKIWIALLVLAVALVGWYWSLIAYGISQGMGQMRIIWNARPIEEVLADPAFPDSLKGKLHIVEGIKSFAIDSLGLNDSENYKTVYDQKGEELMWVVTASEPFRLKAKTWDFPVVGTVPYKGYFDKGKALAEMKRLQDEGWDVGVRNPGGWSTLGWFTDPILSGMLERNEGDLASLIIHEMVHATLFVKDSVAFNENLASFIGDSAAYLFLAAKYGKGSAEYTTYVYEVLDHQRYSQHVLRGAGALDSLYNTFGKGDAYAFKKAKKDALIQKIVHLMDTLTLHQYKIPAKRFAARPPNNDYFLNYRRYQSRRTNFKLELEDKYHGDLRKMIQDYKARYPSL; translated from the coding sequence ATGAAAAAAATATGGATTGCATTGCTGGTGCTGGCTGTGGCGCTGGTAGGATGGTATTGGTCTTTGATTGCCTATGGGATAAGCCAGGGGATGGGACAGATGAGGATTATTTGGAACGCCAGGCCCATTGAAGAAGTATTGGCCGATCCAGCTTTTCCCGATTCCCTAAAAGGCAAACTGCATATTGTTGAAGGGATAAAATCCTTTGCCATCGATTCCCTGGGGCTCAACGATTCAGAAAACTACAAAACCGTGTACGACCAGAAAGGGGAGGAGCTGATGTGGGTGGTAACCGCTAGCGAGCCTTTTCGGCTAAAGGCAAAAACCTGGGATTTTCCCGTGGTGGGCACCGTGCCGTACAAGGGCTACTTCGACAAGGGTAAGGCCCTGGCCGAAATGAAACGCTTGCAGGACGAAGGGTGGGACGTGGGCGTAAGGAACCCCGGGGGCTGGTCCACCCTGGGCTGGTTTACCGATCCCATCCTCAGTGGCATGCTGGAGCGGAACGAAGGCGACCTGGCCAGCCTTATCATCCATGAGATGGTGCATGCCACCTTGTTTGTAAAAGACAGTGTGGCCTTCAATGAAAACCTGGCCTCATTTATTGGCGATTCGGCCGCTTACCTCTTCCTGGCGGCAAAGTATGGAAAAGGGTCAGCGGAGTACACCACCTACGTGTACGAAGTTTTGGACCACCAGCGTTACAGCCAGCATGTGCTCCGCGGGGCGGGGGCCCTGGATAGCCTGTACAATACTTTTGGGAAGGGCGATGCATATGCTTTTAAAAAAGCCAAAAAAGATGCCCTCATCCAAAAGATCGTCCACCTGATGGACACCCTCACGCTGCACCAATATAAAATCCCTGCCAAAAGGTTTGCGGCCAGGCCGCCCAACAACGACTATTTCCTGAACTACCGCAGGTACCAATCCAGGAGGACAAATTTTAAGTTGGAGTTGGAAGATAAGTACCACGGTGATTTGCGTAAAATGATCCAGGACTATAAGGCCCGGTACCCTTCCCTGTAA
- the recA gene encoding recombinase RecA, whose product MSDNKEKMKALQLTIDKLEKTYGKGAVMKLSEGKVLDIPAISTGSLGLDLALGIGGIPRGRVTEIYGPESSGKTTLTMHCIAQAQKAGGLAAFIDAEHAFDKTYAEKLGIDTENLLISQPDNGEQALEITEHLIRSGAIDIIIIDSVAALVPKGELEGEMGDSKMGLQARLMSQALRKLTGTISKTGCACVFINQLREKIGVMFGNPETTTGGNALKFYASVRLDIRRIGQIKEAADNITGNRVRVKVVKNKVAPPFKVVEFDIMYGKGISKSGEIIDIGSELDVIQKSGSWFSYDGNKLGQGRDTVKQLIEDNPELMDELEKKIKEKITGVASAVAETEGK is encoded by the coding sequence ATGAGCGACAATAAGGAAAAAATGAAGGCACTGCAGCTTACCATCGACAAGCTGGAAAAGACCTATGGCAAGGGTGCCGTGATGAAGCTAAGTGAAGGAAAGGTCCTGGACATCCCGGCCATTTCCACCGGATCGTTGGGGCTGGACCTGGCGCTGGGCATTGGGGGCATCCCCCGGGGAAGGGTAACGGAAATTTACGGTCCCGAATCCTCGGGCAAGACCACCCTTACCATGCACTGCATCGCCCAGGCACAAAAAGCGGGCGGGCTGGCGGCCTTTATTGATGCCGAACATGCCTTTGACAAAACATATGCTGAAAAGCTGGGCATCGACACGGAAAACCTGTTGATTTCGCAGCCCGACAATGGCGAACAGGCCCTGGAAATCACAGAACACCTTATCCGTTCTGGCGCCATCGATATTATTATAATAGACTCCGTGGCCGCCCTGGTGCCCAAAGGGGAGCTGGAAGGCGAGATGGGCGACAGCAAAATGGGGCTTCAGGCGCGCCTAATGTCGCAGGCCTTAAGGAAATTGACGGGGACAATCAGCAAAACCGGCTGTGCCTGTGTCTTCATCAACCAGTTGCGCGAGAAGATTGGGGTGATGTTTGGCAACCCGGAGACGACCACCGGTGGCAACGCGCTTAAATTTTATGCCTCTGTGCGGCTCGACATCCGAAGGATAGGACAAATCAAAGAAGCTGCTGACAATATTACGGGCAACCGTGTGCGGGTAAAGGTGGTGAAGAACAAAGTAGCCCCGCCTTTCAAAGTGGTGGAGTTTGATATCATGTACGGAAAAGGAATATCCAAATCGGGAGAGATCATTGATATCGGCTCAGAACTGGACGTGATACAGAAGTCGGGGTCGTGGTTTTCCTATGACGGCAACAAATTGGGGCAAGGCAGGGATACCGTGAAACAACTGATAGAGGACAACCCAGAGCTGATGGATGAATTGGAGAAGAAGATAAAGGAAAAAATCACGGGCGTGGCATCCGCAGTGGCGGAAACGGAAGGAAAATAA
- a CDS encoding phospholipase encodes MPGKEFGKYSGNNRVSLVPGGKPYFGHLIGLISGAESTVHLQTYIFAEDETGQSVARALVGASQRGVAVFLMVDGYASQGLSRHFVQGLKAQGVKFRFFQPLFRSKKFYLGRRLHHKVCVVDLRHALVGGINIANHYNEIQGSPPWLDFALGVQGDIVRDLLVLCQKTWNGFQPLKKLPAIGHVPALPFAAADKSLVRMRRNDWVRGLDEVTLSYLELFRGAKSHITILSSYFLPGRVFRRALRNASRRGVEITLIVAGISDVKIAKMAERFMYDWLLANGIKIFEYNRTVLHGKLAICDNDWITLGSFNVNDISTYASVELNLDVKNPAFAREVGHYLESRVVRHSTRVTGPYRAAHAHWAQRLVQWGAFATIRVLVYFFTFYFKRIVRTEGGGAERAT; translated from the coding sequence TTGCCGGGGAAGGAGTTTGGAAAATATTCCGGGAACAACCGCGTCAGCCTGGTGCCGGGCGGAAAGCCTTATTTCGGTCATCTTATTGGCCTTATCTCAGGTGCGGAAAGCACCGTGCACCTTCAAACCTATATTTTTGCCGAAGACGAAACCGGACAGTCGGTGGCCAGGGCCCTTGTGGGGGCCTCCCAACGGGGCGTGGCCGTGTTCCTGATGGTGGATGGCTATGCCTCCCAGGGCTTAAGCCGTCATTTTGTGCAAGGCCTGAAGGCCCAGGGGGTAAAGTTCAGGTTTTTCCAACCGCTTTTCCGCAGTAAAAAGTTTTACCTGGGCAGGAGGCTCCACCACAAAGTATGCGTGGTGGACTTACGGCACGCCCTTGTCGGGGGCATCAACATTGCCAACCACTATAATGAAATACAGGGAAGCCCACCGTGGCTGGATTTTGCCCTTGGCGTGCAGGGCGACATCGTGAGGGACCTGCTTGTGTTGTGCCAAAAAACATGGAACGGTTTTCAGCCGTTGAAGAAGCTTCCTGCAATCGGTCATGTGCCGGCCCTCCCTTTTGCGGCAGCGGACAAAAGCCTGGTGCGCATGAGAAGAAATGATTGGGTGAGGGGGCTGGACGAGGTTACGCTGAGTTACTTGGAGTTGTTCAGGGGGGCTAAGTCGCACATCACCATCCTGTCGAGTTATTTCTTGCCCGGTAGGGTATTCCGAAGGGCCCTGCGCAACGCCAGCAGGCGCGGGGTGGAGATCACGCTGATCGTAGCGGGCATCTCTGACGTAAAAATAGCCAAGATGGCGGAGAGGTTTATGTACGATTGGTTGTTGGCCAACGGAATAAAAATTTTTGAATACAACCGCACGGTGCTTCACGGCAAGCTCGCCATTTGCGACAATGATTGGATTACGCTCGGGTCCTTCAACGTAAACGACATCAGCACCTATGCCAGCGTGGAACTCAACCTGGACGTAAAGAACCCCGCATTTGCCCGCGAGGTGGGGCACTACCTCGAAAGCCGGGTGGTCCGGCACAGCACCCGGGTCACCGGCCCCTACCGGGCCGCCCATGCCCATTGGGCACAACGCCTGGTGCAGTGGGGCGCTTTTGCCACCATTCGCGTTTTGGTCTACTTCTTCACTTTCTATTTTAAACGGATTGTGAGGACGGAAGGAGGGGGCGCGGAACGGGCCACCTGA